CCAAGGTCTAACATGAAGTATATTTGATCATATTATGCAGATAGTTGTATCTTTACGATTATGATGATGCAGTTCTTTCTGCTTTTGGGATGATTCTTTTCTCTCTTAGTTTTTTCAGAAAAATCTTTTGCTTGAACTGAAAACAAGGTCTAAAAATGTGGGGTCATGAACAGATAAAGAAGCCCctcgttttttcttttttgcttttctttttcttttagcttTGCTTTTTTCTAAAGATAAAAGGTAGGAGCCATTTTGAAAATGGGGGAAAAAATGAAGAGCCGGCACTTACAGAAAATGTCCTACAATAAAATCATCATGTGGCATTCCATGGTGAAGCAAGATAATAGAAATGATGGACTATAACAGTATCTTGTGCACTCGACAATATAGCTATAACCATAAGAAAATTTAATTCAAGGCACATCTACTGATAGAataggatttcacatacacatggtCGGCTGTTGTAGCACACACCAACATAGTTATTTGgtggtgctggaaaagctttgtGGAACACACTACACACTATTGTGTAAGAGTTTTactcactctgtccatccatttttctagatcattttagtgcatgatcccaaaaatgaagtagatccaactctcaGTTTGGATGTGGTATGACACTCCATGACCATTCATTTGTAGCAAAAGGGACGGTAGTGCAAAATGGTCTTATTGTCCATTTCAaagactcttaatcagatggctgTGATTATCTACTCAGGGTAATTATGAGGTCATGTATGCAGCATAGGTGTCTAACAGAAAGTTGAAACACATGCTGGTGGTCCAAGCCCTTTGTCACACTGGCCTCATGATGAATGCATCTTCACCTATGATTAGGACCATCCATTCACATGAGATGCAGACCAAGTAGATGTCACACACAACATGATAGGCTAGTTTTGTACCCATTGCACACGACAAGTGCTATAGATAGTTATCTGGAAATAAAATCACTGAAGTTCCTTATTGTGATGCCCCGTcattgttgcacatgtgggcgggcgtatgtgggcggggcctaagggccttggcgagctaccagtggttggcaggctactgtgtacatAGTGGgagttgaacttgtcccacatggAAGAGTCGtaggaagttgtggtggttatatgtggggttTGCACCTTAAGGATACAAAGTGTTTTGGGGGCAACCTTGAGAACAAAGCCGTGAGCCCTCTAGGTAAAGCGGACAATATTGTGTCCTTGGGTGGGGCGTTtcatatggtatcagagccgaggacggctCTACCCTCGGTGGGCGATATTGTGACGcctcgtcactgttgcacatgtgggcgggcgcatgtgggtggacgctgatgtgggtgggtccTAAGGGCCTggacgagctaccagtggttggcaggctaatGTGTTGGCAACCTATTGTGTACACAGTggggttgaacttgtcccacatcggaagagtcgtaggaagttgtggtggttatatgtggggttCGTACCTTAAGGATATAACGCGTTTTGGgggcaaccccgagaacaaagccgtgagccctctgggcaaagcggacaatattgtgTCTTTGGGTGGGGCGTTTCATGATCTGCGCTTTGCTGCAACACTTGATTGAAGGCTTGGCGGGCCGCAAACAACGACACCCACATCGACTTTCCTCCAATGCTCAGCAATGGAGCTGAAAATCACTAAAAATAGACAAGAAAAATATTCAGTAGTCCATTCAGACTAATGAAGCAGAAACAACCTAATTGTAATTACCTTCCTCAGCATTCATATTGAGGAACCATGCTCTaaattgcaattgcattactttcaagttggatttgaaaagAATCTATCtgtaatttgagggctactttctCAACATGAATACTAGGAAATTGGGATTTCATTACAATATTGTTTTTATCAAAGGTATTCTGTTTTGCCATTTGTATCTAAATGTGATTTCTTTTCTTGCTTTCGTtgtcattttgtcattttgtcattttttcaATTCCCGTTTCAATTTCTAAaaaatcatcttttggttcaTGGTTCATAATTACCTTGAATTAGCACCATTTATCATGCTGAGATTTGTTTTTACTTTCGTCATGCTCAATGTATTTAGACTCGAACTGTCCTTGTAGGGAACCTTTTGGAGAATTGAATTCCATCGTTGGGGGCAAAAGCTAATCATTCCGGTAAGCTAAATCTCATCCTATGCACCCTGTACTAATTGATCTTTACCTTTCATGGTTGCTTAAATGCTCTAGAATTAATTTTGACAATCGGGCTTCTACCCATGTTTGCACATGTGGACACATTGGAAGTCATCACACAAACTATTTTAATCCTTGATGTGATGATTAGGTGCCATTTGATCAGGCATGGTACTATTTCTTTTGGATCCGGATCAAACTATTTGTCTTCTTGGTTTCTCTCAACAAATTGTGAAGAGAATAAAAgcttattagttttttttttttttctaggtttttataatatatttttttgataCATAGGTttttataatattaatgctaacatattggcatgtgtgcatGTCTTGCTTTTTAGACATTTGAATCCTGTAATCACGACTGGGTCATTAATCATTCCATCATCACTTTATTTTCTCCTCAAGGTTTTGTTACTCTTTTCATCAACCTTTATCATTGTTTCCTCGATGAAGAAAACAAAATTTTTCATAAATGTTGGTTGAAAGAAAGGAGCTGAGTTTGCCACTCTTTTCTTAATGTTGAAACAGAGTTTTTCTCACTCGTTTCATAAAGGAGGCGGACATGTTTTAGGGTGAGAAAAACCAACACAATCATAAAAGAAAGGAATGATTTTTTATATAGGTTTTGTTTTTCATTGGATTAATGAACGTTTTTCAACCTTTTCTTTGATGGCTTTTCTTTGTAGGATCATACCGAAGACTCTCAAGTGCAAAGAAGTAAGTAGATATGCCTTTCTTCTCTTGCATCTTTCATCTATTCTCATTTTCTTATGCTACTGAAAGATGTTCTTTAATGGCAGATTACAGGAGAAACAGAAGGAGAGGGTGAAACTAGTGGCCAACATGCATCAAAGGAAGGCAGATATGTCCCACCATTCCAATGCTTTCATCGCATTACTAGgttctattcttcttctctcaACAACCCAATTAATCAGATTCCTAAAGCCTTCAGGTTTTCTTATTTCCATTCCTATTTCAGGTGGGTATGGAACCTTAGAAGAGCTCTTGGAAGTCATCACCTGGGCTCAGCTAGGAGTCCATAATAAATCCGTAAGCAATCTCTACTAACAGAAAATCACATACACGCAACATATAAACACTTGTATCTTGAAGATGGGATCTGTATGTATGTGTAGGTGGGTCTTCTTAGATAGAAGATATGATTTACATGCTTGCTAATATATAATGTTCATGAACAAGACGTCCATCTTAACAAATATAGAATTATTtgtgcaaaaagaaaaaagggaacgaaaaaaaaggagaagatatTGTTATTTTTTTAGTTGCTGCTATTTCTACTCTGAATCATTGCAGAATGATGTTAGAGGGTTGATGCTTGACATGTACGACTTCAACAATGACATTTGTTTGTGCCACTCCTTTGGAGGCCAATGCTACAATTTGACAGCATTCGTAAGTCGCAGCTGATTCCTTTTTATATAAATCTAATGAAATGATTGAATTCTGATTGACCTATCTGATTAACAACAACCTGCTATTAATGTGATGAAAGAAATTCAACTGTTCCTTGATGCCAACCCTTTGGAGATCATTACGATCTTCATAGAAGATTATGTCACATCACCTCAAGGCCTAACTAAGGTATTCAATGCCGCCGGCCTTAGGAAATTTTGGTTTCTGGTATTGGGGATGCCTAAAAATGGGCAGGATTGGCCCATCATCGATGATATGTTTAGTAAGAACCAGCGTTTGTTGGTATTCACCTCAAAATCGGCCAAGGAGGCTTCTGAAGGCATTGCCTATGAGTGGAGATACGTTGTAGAAAACCAATGTAAGCCCTGTTTTCTCTCCTTTCATAAATGTATATCCCATGCAGATCTTGCGGTGGAACTATCTTAGATAGACGGATGATTTTTTTCTGTAGAAATTTAGTAcatgctttgctaagcccacatgcatccaTCCCTGATGTTAAAGCCATGCATAACATGGGCCCTGCCGGGTAGATGATGTGCCTGAGAATCAGGCTTGTACACTCATTGGGCAGGCCACGTGctatagttgaatgtggactcctggtaattcttttaaaatgttcattgtttttttttttaatgtgttccACCTGACGAGTGAACTGGCGTGATTTTCGAGCCTGGCTATTTATTAGTGTCGACCGCTTGATGCATGCTCTAATGCTTTCTGCAGGTTGGCGAATGCGGCCTCATGAGGAGGTCTGCACTGTTAATGAAATTcagtaaaaatataaaatttctgtTTTTTCTCCTTGAATCAATTTGCTTTTGGAGATAAAATGAAAttgatataaaatacatcaaaataggaaGCATTGTCCAATTTGAATTTCTGATGCATAGGAGTATAAACATGTGAAGCTATTGCTGATTCTCTTTTTATTGGTTTTGGTGATTGGGCTGAAACTGCAGAAGGTGACAGTAGGATGAAGGCGAGTTCTTATCCTAATCATGCGGAATcatctcccatgaacacaacaaCAAGATCCCTTGTTTTAGAGAACTATTTCCCTGACAATCCTAATTTAGCGATAGTTTGTAAGGACAACTCAGCTCCACTTACTAGCATGACTGGTACATGTCATGAAGCAGCAGGAAAACGATGGCCCAACTTCATTGCTGTCGATTTCTACAAGGTAATGCATGAGATCTCACTTTCATTATAGATGGAAATGGAAACATGATAAAgaattgtgtttcttttatatgcatttgggtctttgttcatggattttttattttttttttattttagtacATGTGCCTATTTGCATGTGGATCTTGTGTTGCAGAGAAGCGATGGAGGGGAAGCCCCACCGGATAATCCTAGCCAtcagttttttctttctttctttctttctttctttttggactTTTGACCATAAACATGTATGTTTTGGGATGAGTCACTGTCTGCTTGGTTGGTTTCATTCGTTGTTGAATTGCACACTAAAACCGAGTTTTGAGAACCTCACTTCTAGCTTGACGGGAAACCGTATAAGAATCATAGACTTGGTCCGTTGGTCTTGATACATGTAAGAGTATTTTATAAGTTTCAATGTTTTTTGTTGACTCCTGACTCACTTTATAGTTTATACTACCAGATGTATTGTAGATTGATTTTTTCTCTCCATTTTACTCTTTGAATGTAGCGGTTATTAATCACTGGTTATTTTCCTAGGCCCATTCTAGATAGTAAATCACTGTCTTATGTCTAACTTTTCAATCATTTCCTATTGGTTCCAAAGGCAGTAGAAAGCTTTTCTTATATTTTCTGAGTTGAGCATTTCTGTTGGCTAGGCTGATGCTAGGCCTTTTTAATGGCTATGCGCTTGCAGGTAATTTCAGGGAATTACCAAGTTCTCTGATAGTCACTTTACTCTATTTTTTCTGGGTGCAATCTGCAGGTAGAAGCAATCAGTTAAACAAATGGGGGCCCTATTCTTACTAATAATTGCTGCCATACTTCTAAGCTTTGGAGAAGGTTCTGGCAGCGATTCTAGTGGCACTAACCCAGATCAAGTTCTCTTTCATGGAATCATTCCTGTTTTAGTTGCTTCTTTGCTCTCTTGTCTGGCTTCTTCTCTCTATCAGTGGGCTTCTCAGGTTAGACTCCTTTACATTCCTCCATTTTCTTCTATCCTTTCTATAATGTTTCCTTTTGGTGCAGGTGAAGAAACACAACTCATGCTTAATGACTGTGGAAATGTCTATAGTTGGAAGCCTGTCAGTGGGCTTCTTCTCTCTGTCAGTGGGCTTCTCAGGTTAGACTCCTTTACATtcctccattttctccattttcttctatCCTTTCCATATTGTTTCCTTTTGGTGCAGGTGAAGAAACATAGCTCATGCTTCATGAATGTGGAAATGTCTATAGTTGGAAGCCTGTGCTTATTGGCAAGTATGTCTAAGTCTCCAGATGGAGAAGCCATCAGACAGCATGGGTTTTTTCATGGTTGGACTGCATTGACTGTGGTAATTGTCTCCTCTATATGATTTTCTCCTTGAAATACTATTTGATCATTGGCCCAGGGATACTTACTGTATAAGCCTTGAATTTGTACAAGTGGAGCCAATGGTTCAGTCTTTGAGACCGTTGCTATGATGAGACgcacagtggatggaccatgccccaaatatAACAAGATTGGGAAGACCCACCAACCCAAATTTGGCATTTTCTGTTGAATTTAGATTGTCACTCTAGTTCTTTCTTAGCCATCTATCTGAGGACACTACATTCTTAGACCAAGGATCATATGATTTCTCAATTTTCCGGTgcatttaggggtcatttggatgcctggaaGTTTTATTAGTTGGTAAGGGTTTACAGGCAACCCACTTAAAGGTGGTGTTTGGACAGAAAATTTCACCTGTAGGTCGTCACTCACAACTTTTTTAGTGCATTTGAAATCCTGAGCAAGAGAAGTGATTTCACTTGTATGCAACTTACACCTGAAACTCACTCTCAAGCGTAATATCTTTCTGGTCTGTGTT
This region of Magnolia sinica isolate HGM2019 chromosome 1, MsV1, whole genome shotgun sequence genomic DNA includes:
- the LOC131234762 gene encoding UDP-N-acetylglucosamine transporter ROCK1-like, with translation MGALFLLIIAAILLSFGEGSGSDSSGTNPDQVLFHGIIPVLVASLLSCLASSLYQWASQVRLLYIPPFSSILSIMFPFGAGEETQLMLNDCGNVYSWKPVSGLLLSVKKHSSCFMNVEMSIVGSLCLLASMSKSPDGEAIRQHGFFHGWTALTVVQVECSDA